In Paenibacillus sp. BIC5C1, a genomic segment contains:
- a CDS encoding lasso peptide biosynthesis PqqD family chaperone — protein MTATKPMNGEDRVLRKEGNLVSDMGGEKVMMSIHNGKYYNLGSTGGRIWDLISQERTLTELVEVLASEYEIGPDICREQVVQFLEHLTHEGLIDVTRGE, from the coding sequence ATGACAGCAACGAAGCCAATGAATGGGGAAGACCGTGTGTTGCGGAAGGAAGGCAATCTTGTCAGTGACATGGGTGGGGAAAAAGTCATGATGAGCATCCACAACGGTAAGTATTATAATCTGGGCAGCACGGGTGGACGAATCTGGGATCTGATCAGTCAAGAACGAACATTGACCGAATTGGTTGAAGTGTTAGCTTCAGAATATGAGATAGGCCCAGACATATGCCGTGAGCAGGTTGTGCAATTTCTAGAGCATTTGACGCATGAAGGATTAATTGACGTTACCCGCGGAGAGTAG